GGGTTCCGACGATGTCTCAGAGTAAGCTCGCCGACCGTGGACGGGTTCAACATCTTCATGATCCGACCGGCCACACGTTTGTGGAACAGTTATAGAACTACGAGCGTGTGGTACGGCGTTATAGCCATTCCATTCCGCAGTCGCCGTTCGCGGTGACCGATTATCTGGCAATGATTGTTGTGTCCTCTGCAGAGAGTGGGGGATGCCATATCGAGGGGTGCGCCACATTTATCCCCCTTGGGAATCAGTGAACCCGAGGCTGAAACCATCTTCCGCGAGATATTCGCAGGGGCCTCAAAGGCCTGACATCTAAATTTCCCGCCACCAAGTAGTTAGAGGGGGCCGACCACATCGGTCCCGTGCGACCTCAAGCTGTTACAAAGGAGAATCATCATGGCGAAGTCAACGAAAGAAGAACTTGAAGAACACCGCGTGGCAGTCCACTCACAGCATACGGACATCACTCCGGAGTCTGTGAAAGAGATCTCTGCTGGGCTCACGGCATTGCTGGCAGATGTATTTGCGCTCTATGTCAAAACAAAGAACTTCCATTGGCACATGAGTGGACCCCACTTCCGCGACTATCATCTCCTGCTTGATGATCAGGGTGACCAGCTCTTTGACGTGACCGATGACATCGCAGAGCGAGTACGC
This genomic window from Granulicella sibirica contains:
- a CDS encoding Dps family protein; the encoded protein is MAKSTKEELEEHRVAVHSQHTDITPESVKEISAGLTALLADVFALYVKTKNFHWHMSGPHFRDYHLLLDDQGDQLFDVTDDIAERVRKIGGTTLRSIGHIARIKRIADNDADYVTPKDMLSELWEDNKALTLSMRSLHELCDEASDVATASALENWIDETQRRSWFLYEMSRA